Genomic DNA from Bacteroidota bacterium:
GATCGACCTATCTCTTCGTAGCTGTAGCCTTCGTAATCGCGCAGCAGCACAAGCGATTGCTGCTGCTGGAGGGCAGGTGGCCAGGGCCTGGCTGAGGCACCTCCTGCCAGGTCCTTACGACGTTCGCAAGCAACTCCGGCCTGTTGCAGCGGCATATTGGCCCTGCGACGTTCTTCGCGCCTGATCAGGTCGATCATGGTGTTGTAGGCTGTGGTAAAAGATAAGACTTGGCTTTGCTGAACTCGATATCGTCCACTTTGAGCCACACCTGGCTTAGGTATCCTGCACCACATCGCGGGCTTGTTCGGCATCCCGAGATTTTCCAGGACAAATCATAGATGTTGTCGGCATAGCTGCACCGCTCAGATTGTATTTCCTTCCGGTCATCCGATAATGTTTCGATGCAATTACCTAGACGCCTGTGCCTGTTAAAGTTACAGCAACGGCACCAAAATTCACATAAATAGGAAAACCCCTTGCAGGATTGCCGGACGACAGATAAACATCGACCGCCTTCGGATTTTCGGTGTGTTACGAGAAGAAACTTAATGTTTTATTCCCCGCATGTTCTCCGGATAAAGGGTAACGCGCAGGTAGTGTCAGGTTTGGAAAAAATATCTGATTGAAATTCGCGGATTTCGGCTATGCTCACCGATTCTGCAAACCTGAATTCGTCGGAAGTCTGTCGGGGGGTGTTGTTGAAGAAGGAAATCGAGGTAGCTGCTGGTGGTTGTTTTGTTTTTTCGTTGGTTTCCGCGTTCGCGGATTGCGGTTTCTTTCACGCCTTGGCAAGGTCTTCGGGCGTGGGGCCATGCTCATGATCTGGCGCATCTGTCCGGACACCACGGAGGAGAGGTATCCAC
This window encodes:
- a CDS encoding RNA polymerase sigma factor; this translates as MIDLIRREERRRANMPLQQAGVACERRKDLAGGASARPWPPALQQQQSLVLLRDYEGYSYEEIGRS